The following DNA comes from Thalassoglobus sp. JC818.
TTGGCTGGGTCGCTTCGTTTTTTTTCTCCGTGGTCATGCGAGAGAAACCTGCTCAGACAACTTGCGGAGTTGGTGCAACTTCTTTCTTGAAGAACGATGCCAGAGACCGAATCTGCTCTGCAAGTTCATTGAACTGTCCCGGCAAGAGTGCCTGTGGACCGTCGCTCATTGCTTTCTCAGGACAGCTGTGAACTTCGATATGAATTCCATCCGCCCCAGCTGCAACGGCCGCCAGTGCCATGCTTGGAATCAAGTCCGGACGACCGGTTGCGTGGCTCGGGTCGACAACGATCGGCAAATGCGAGCATCCCTTTGAATTGGGGACCATCGAGAGATCGAGCAGATTTCGTGTCGAGGAATCAAAGCTTCGAATCCCGCGTTCGCAGAGGATGACTCTTTTGTTGCCATGAGCCAGAACGTATTCGGCTGACATGAGTAGATCCTGAACGGTCGCACTCATTCCACGTTTCAACAGCACAGGTTTGTCGGTGCTGCCAATCTCTTTCAGAAGATTGAAGTTCTGCATGTTGCGGGCACCGAGCTGCAGAATGTCGGCATACTCGACAACCAACTCGACCTGCCGCGGATCCATGACCTCGGTCACGACTGGCATTTGCAGCTCGTCACCCACAGTCCGCAGAATTTTCAACCCGTCTTCTCCCAGACCCTGAAAGCTGTATGGGCTGGTACGTGGCTTGAATGCTCCGCCTCTCAGAACGTTGGCTCCGGAATCTTTTACTGCTCGACCGATCTCGAACAGGATATCTTCACCTTCAATTGCACAGGGACCAGCGATGAGAATCATCGACTTCCCGCCGACTTTGACCCCGTGACCGAGTTCAAAGACCGAATCTTCCTGATGAAATTCGCGGCTTGCGAGCTTGTACGGCTTCAACACCGACAACACATTTTCGACACCGGGGATTGCCTGCAGAGGAGCATTTCGCAGTTCTTCCTCTTCACCAATCACACCCAACACGGTCCGTTGAACACCTCGGCTCAACTCGTACCGAAAGCCCATTTCTTCGACTTTTTCGCAGATATGCTGTAGCTGCTCGTCGGTATAGTCGGGCTTGAGAACAATGATCACGACAGACCTTTCACACATCCTGAACAAATGATTCCGCTCCTGGTGGTTGCGGAATAGACAACGGATTCGCTCGCACGGAGCGAAGTCGAGAATCACGGATTGTAGCTCTTGGAACGCGGGACAGCGACCTTATCTTTGCGACATCCTCGCCTCACAAGAAAATCTTCCAAGATTTTTCGCAACAGCATTGACTGATCCATCAGCCAGGAAATGGGGGTGGCCAGTGTGTCCCTCGCTGCAGGAACAATCCTCGGTCCGTCGGAGGAGGAGGCTGATCATTGGAGAGACCAACCCACTCACCTCTTGCGTCCAGCCACTCCGAATCGTTGCCGTAGAATTGCTCTCGAAGCCGCTTCTTCAAATCGGCGAGCATATCAGCGTGACTTGCGGATCGTGACAAGTCGACGGTCTCGTTGGGATCAGCGTCGAGGTCAAAGAGTTGGAAGACGTTTCCGGCAGCGTAATAGATGAGCTTGAACTGATCGCGACGAATCATTCGCGTAGCTGTTACTCCCTCGTTGCACTCCCCGTAGAGAACATTGCGTTCTTGTGATGACCTCATCGAAAGTCCATCACACGAATCGGGAACGTCAATACCACACATCTCCAGCAGCGTCGGCATCACATCTTGAAGCCCGACAAGCCGCGAGTCCACGCTCTCGCAGGCGCCATCGGTTCGCGAAACCGGTGAAACAAGAAGCATGGGAACATTCGCGGAGCCCTCGTAGAACAATCGCTTTCCCCAAAGACCGTGCTGACCAAACATGTCTCCGTGATCGGCAGTGAAGAGGATAATCGTGTCGTCGAGCAGGCCTTCTTCCCGTAGCGTCCCCAGGACAAACCGAATCTGATGGTCAATGTGCGTACAGAGCGCGAAGACAGCCCGCATGGCTGCGTTGTACTCCGCTGCTGTCCTGATCCGCCACTTGTCGTGGACAGTTCTTAATAGCCACGGAACCGATGAGTCTCGATGAATTGTACCAGGAGTGCCTTCGCCGCTTTGGAAATTCCAATCAGCTGGAGCCCACTCCCCATACTCAGGCATCGACGGATTCACCTGTTGGTAAATGTCCCAATAGTGTTGAAGCGGAACGAGTGGCGGATGGGGATGAGTGAACGAGAGATACCAGAATCCGGGCCGGGTCGGATCTCGCCGGCGAATCATCCGTGACATCGAACGGGCTGTCCAATTCGTGACGTGGCAACGTTCAGGAAGATGCCACGTTCTCGTGAAGTACTGATTGTTACTCATCCCGTGTTCGAACTGCTGGCCGACGAATCCTTCATCGCCGAGATAGAGATCGTAATCATCGATCACTCCGTCATGTGGCCGGCCTTCCTCCGCCAGCAAGACATCATCGAAGCCAATCCGATTCCGCTGAGGATGAACATGGAGCTTGCCAACGGCGTATGACTGATACCCAGCCTCACGAAACGACTGCGCGAGCGTTGGTGCCGTCGGCATTTCCAAAGTCGTCTGAAAAGTTCGATCCCCGTGAGACCGAGGAGTCATCCCGGTCAGAAGTGTCCGCCGAGCGGGAATGCAGATGGGACACTCGCTGTACGCATTCGTGAATCGTGTTCCCTGTCGGGCCAGCTCGTCCAGAGTCGGCGTCTGAATCGATCGATGTCCGGCAGAACCCAGGAACGTGGCTGGCCAGTGGTCGGTTGTGATCAAAAGAACATTGGGACGATTCACGACATTCTTTCTAGAACAAGTTGCTCTTTCCTGTGCACTCACTTGTGCTGTTTCATCAAATCAAAGGCGGTGTCTGCTCGTGCGAGATAGTGCAATCCAAAACTGAAGAAACGTTAACAGAGCCACTCCAATTGACAGGAGCGAAAACTCATGAGTCGACGAGAGGCGTCGCCGCCCGACGAAGCCGATCGTTTAATGCTTTCCCCAATCCTTGATCGGGAAATGCAGCACAAACAATCCGATCGCACTGCTCGGAAGCTTCCAGTCTTCGAAGTGCCGAGAAGAACGTAGCAGCAGCTTCGACCAGATTCCCCGAACTCGACAACACTTCCAACACAGCATATTCATTTGCATCGGGCAGGGGCTCTAAACTGATCACACCGACCCGTGCTTCATCCCGAAACTCTGAAACACTTTCGACAATTCTCAACGGCTTGTTGGGAGCGTAATGCCGGCTGAGCATTCCCGGGGCGAGTTGGGGAAGATTGTCGTCCTGCAGCATCGACTGTACTGATCGCACAGTTCCCACGACTGATTCCAAATCTTCGACGGTCAAGCCGCCCGGTCTCAGCACGATCGGATGTCCAGCGTCATCAAATCCAACGACGGTCGATTCGACTCCCACTCGGCAGGGGCCAAAGTCGACAACCCCGTCGATGACTCCTCCCAAACCATCGAGAACATGCTGTGCTGTCGTTGGGCTAATGCCTCCAAATGGGTTTGCACTTGGAGCAGCCAATGGAACATCCGCCTGACTAATCAGTTCTCGCGCCTCTGCATGATCAGGTACTCGCAATGCCACTCGCGGAAGTCCCGAAGTGACTAAGTCGGGGATGACGGGCTTCTTGGGAACAACCAGCGTGAGCGGGCCGGGCCAGAACGCATCCATCAATTTCCGAGCGCGTTCAGGGACTTCCGCAGCGTACTTCTCTGCGTCTTCTGCGTTGGCCAGATGCACGATCAGCGGATCAAATGTCGGGCGCTGTTTGGCTTCGAAAATCTTCGCAACAGCGACGGAATCGAGGGCATTCGCTCCGAGCCCATAGACCGTTTCCGTTCCGAAAGAGACGAGTTTGCCTTCGCTCAGAAACTTCGCCGCCTCTTCCAGACTCAAACGCTGCGTCTCCATTTTCAATGCGACTCCGAACTCGCCTCACCGCGGGACGTTTCTGAATTTTCCGATGACTCATGAATTTTTCGTAAAGCGGGGAATCATATCAGGATTGACTTTCGGAGCCATGATCAAGCCGTACAAACGTTGCAATCGATCGCCGAATCTTCCGCAAACTTGCGGAATCTCACCTCAGTCAGCATGACTCGACATAGATTCTGTATGTCCGTGTCGATCGGTTCAAATTGGGCTTGTTATGTTGTCTGTCAAACGACTCGTCATCACCTTAACCGCTGCTCAGGCATTGGGTTTGATGTTCGGAGTCGTCGTGCTCCACAATCTGGAAAACGCCGCTCTCGACTCCCTCTTGCGCTACGGGACCGAACAATCACTGTCTCCTTTGCTCAAGATCTCCACCCTCATTTGGATGGTGGGAGTCTTCTTCGGAATCAACTGGCTGGTGGTCAACCGTATTCTGATTCCTGTTGATGACCAGCTTCAACAGAAGAACGAAGAAACGCTTCTCGCGATGAACGAACTGGTTCGCACGCGCGATGCCATTATTTTCGGGCTGGCCAAACTCGCCGAGTCTCGCGATCCCGACACGGGACAACACCTTGAACGAATCAGCCTGTACTCCGTTCGGCTCGCAACGGCGCTTCGAAAGAACCCCAAATTCCAGTCGACGGTGAACGGCGAATTCATCCGCATGATCGGGATCAGTTCAGTCCTGCATGACATCGGAAAGGTTGGTGTTCCCGATTCTCTACTGTTCAAACAGGGACCGCTGACGACTGAGGAACGCGTGCAGATTCAGATTCACGCCAAGATTGGCAGCGAGTGTATTCACCAGATCGAACGGCGGCTTGGCAACTCCGACTTCCTCGCGATGGCGAGGGACATCGCCCTCAATCACCATGAGTGGTGGAATGGTCGAGGCTACCCGAACCGAATTCAGAAAACAGACATCCCGTTGGCAGCGAGGATTGTGGCAGTTGCGGATGTTTACGATGCGCTCGCATCGCGACGAATCTACAAACGTGCTTATTCACACGAAGAGTGCGTTCGCATGATCTGCAACAACTCAGGGAAACAATTCGACCCCGAAGTGGTTCAAGCGTTCTTGACGATCACAACTCAGTTCCAGGACATCGCCGACCGGTTTGCCGATCGCAGCCGTCCGGATCAACTCTCTTCGGCTGAGGCAGAGTTTCTTTCTCAGGTCGTTGAATCGGCAACGCAAGCATCTCAATCGATTACCGACGATGAAAATTTGAAGACAAATGGCGAACAAACTACTTCGACAATAAGGGCGAGCAAATGATTTCCGGGCACCGTAGCAACGAGCGATTTCTTGAAATATTTCTGGTGATGACTGTGCTCGGGCTGGGAGCGATCCTGTTCTCAATTGAGCAGTCACAGGTCGTTGTCCTCAACTTATTCTTCCTGCCGGTAGTGCTGGCGGGATTCTTCTTGGGACGGTATCGAGCCGGAGTTCTTTCATTGTTGTCAGTCGTCGTTGCGACGCTGGTCATCACTCTCGATCTCTACCGATTCTCGTTTGACTATTCTCCGCTCACAATCGGCTTGAGCGTCCTCGTCTGGGGAGCTGTTCTCGGCCTGACTGCGATCATGGTTGGAACACTGAACGAAGATCGGAACGCACGAGCTTTCGAACTGCACGAAGCACACGTCGGTGTCGTCGAAGTCCTCTCTCGGTATTTACAGAGCGCCAATCCTGATCTTCACAGTCGTTCTGAACGAGTCGATCGGCTGGCTGAGCAGGTTGCGATTCGAATGCGATTGTCTCCTCGTGAAGTCGACGACGTTCGCGTCGCGGCACTCTTGATGAATCTCTCAAATATCGAAATCACTTCACGCGTCATCAAACAGGCAGTGGGTGGACTCGAGGATCTCGGAGAAGCGAGCGAAAGCACCTTCCATGGAACGGAACTCGTGAAGTCCCTTGGCTCAGCTCTCAACGGCGCCTTCCCGCTCGTGTTGCTGCAGACCAGCAATTGGGAAAAGGCAGATTCTGGCAACGTTCCGATCGGAGCCAGAATTCTGCGGATCACCAGAAGATTCGTCGAGTTGACTCAGCAGAATTTGAGTTCGGTCACGCTGACTCCAGAAGAAGCGATCGAAGAAATTCGACAGGATTGCCAGTCGAGTCACGATGTGGCCGTCGTTAACACGCTCGAAGAAATCACGACGACCGTCTCGCTCGATTCGAGCCTCTATGAGATGGTCGTGTTTCAACCAGCTGAGCCTTCCTCAGCTGTGTAGGCCATCTGCCGAACTCTCTGCATTACACGCAGAAACCGAAACGAAAAAAGGACTTCTCACGAGATGGTGAGAAGTCCTTTTTTGATTAGTGCCCAAGAGAGGATTCGAACCTCCACGGGGTATTATCCCCACTAGGCCCTCAACCTAGCGCGTCTGCCAATTCCGCCACTTGGGCTTGGGAGAGGTAATTTACTGACGAAGCTGTGTCTCGGCAACCCAAAGAAGATCCCAATTCTGACGGGAGGAAAATCGACCGTCTGCTCACGTTGGGAAACCGATACGAGTGTTACACGCTGTCCGAGTCAAAGACGACATCCGCCAGCGTCGTCACGCCTGATCCAGAAGGCGAAAATCCCTTCCGAAACTGAAATCGCCAGGCGACCTCACCGGACAAGCTTTCAATTCCATCCTCACTCGAAGCGAGATAGGTGACGAATGATTCCCCGGGCTGCAGGACTTTTCCGAGCTGCTGATCCTTCATGTCCCAGTCGCTCGAACTGGTGAGATGATAGGTCGAGACCGGCTGAGCGTTCGCATCTGCCTGAGTATTGAAGAGATAGTAATTTGAGTACTCACCCTGATCTGAACTCCGGACCCAGCGAAGCGTCAGATTTCGGTCGAACGGTGCGATTTCTTGGTCGTCGGAGACATTCGTGAACTTCAGGAAGAGTTTCATGACCGGTTTTGAGGGTTCTCGTGTACGCGACTCTTCGCCGGAATAGTGAGTGAATTCGATTGGCTCAACGACGACTCGAATCGGTTCGACCAGCAGATTCCCGAAACGTTGTTGCTCTCCGATTCTCAACGTGTGACCTGGCGCAAGTTGTTCTTTGGGAGCGACATAGGAGAGTTCTTGTATCGGTTCCGGAGCGACATCCGGCAGACTCTCAAGCTGATGCGATCGACCGGAGTTCAGAGCCAGGAAGAGTGCAATGATCGTGATCAAGCTCGCATAGCTGATCAGGAGAATCATCGGCAGCCGGGATGATGAATCGACGTCTGATTTCGTCGAAGCAGCAGCAGGCTTGGGCTCGACCGATTCCTTCTTGGGAGTTGGTTTCATGTCAGCTTTGGGCTCGTCTGGATCGGCGAAGGTTTCTCTTTCTCTCCCGAGAACGACTGTCTGGTCGGCGGTCGACATTTCCCGAATCGAAGGATCGGTGTCGTCTTCAGATTCGGTTTTGCCTTTCATGATCAGAGTTGTTCCGTCTGAAACGTTGAACTCTGGATCTGGCAACGGGTTATGAATCGAGTCATCAGAGTCGGAAGCGTCCTCTTCAGACACGTCCTCGACAGCAGCTTCCTGCTCATCGGCGAGCGCCGACACTTCTGCTTCGTCCACTTCTTGTGACTCTGCGGACTCAGAGTCCTCTGTTGCGGAGAAAGGCTTCGTCGGTTCGTCAGCAATTGTATCCTGATGCGATTCCAACCAGTCGAAGTTCGGGGTTTCGTCTCGTGATGACATGCGAGAGTCCAGTTTTACTCTAAACGATCAAGGTTCGTCGTCGTGGGAAGGAATTCGAGGAAGGTAAAAGGGCCGTTCGCCTACAGCCAGTGAATTCCCAGTTCCATCAAGTGTTGGTTTGCTGGGCGGTCATCCTTGTCCATAAATCGGCGGTGGTCCAGTTGGTGGGACGTTGCCACTCCAAGCGACCTTGAAACTCTACGTTTCCGACGACGGGAACAGGTGCAAATCTTAGGATTTGTTCCTGGTTATCAGAAAGACGGACCGTACTTTGTCCGCTCATATCGTTCAGGACAATTCCAATCAGGTCAAGTCCTGACGATTGGATCGCGTCGATCGTGAGGATCGCATGATTAATAGCGCCAAGCTTATGTCCGATTACCAGCACCACCGGAAACTTCAATCGCTTCGCAAAGTCAGCGACTGTTTCCGTCTCGGAAATCGGGCAAAACCATCCGCCCACGCCTTCAACAACGACACCTTCCGCCAGATTCGACCATTCCTGGAGGCCAGCATAAAGACG
Coding sequences within:
- a CDS encoding HD domain-containing phosphohydrolase, yielding MISGHRSNERFLEIFLVMTVLGLGAILFSIEQSQVVVLNLFFLPVVLAGFFLGRYRAGVLSLLSVVVATLVITLDLYRFSFDYSPLTIGLSVLVWGAVLGLTAIMVGTLNEDRNARAFELHEAHVGVVEVLSRYLQSANPDLHSRSERVDRLAEQVAIRMRLSPREVDDVRVAALLMNLSNIEITSRVIKQAVGGLEDLGEASESTFHGTELVKSLGSALNGAFPLVLLQTSNWEKADSGNVPIGARILRITRRFVELTQQNLSSVTLTPEEAIEEIRQDCQSSHDVAVVNTLEEITTTVSLDSSLYEMVVFQPAEPSSAV
- the aroF gene encoding 3-deoxy-7-phosphoheptulonate synthase, encoding MIIVLKPDYTDEQLQHICEKVEEMGFRYELSRGVQRTVLGVIGEEEELRNAPLQAIPGVENVLSVLKPYKLASREFHQEDSVFELGHGVKVGGKSMILIAGPCAIEGEDILFEIGRAVKDSGANVLRGGAFKPRTSPYSFQGLGEDGLKILRTVGDELQMPVVTEVMDPRQVELVVEYADILQLGARNMQNFNLLKEIGSTDKPVLLKRGMSATVQDLLMSAEYVLAHGNKRVILCERGIRSFDSSTRNLLDLSMVPNSKGCSHLPIVVDPSHATGRPDLIPSMALAAVAAGADGIHIEVHSCPEKAMSDGPQALLPGQFNELAEQIRSLASFFKKEVAPTPQVV
- a CDS encoding L-threonylcarbamoyladenylate synthase, translating into METQRLSLEEAAKFLSEGKLVSFGTETVYGLGANALDSVAVAKIFEAKQRPTFDPLIVHLANAEDAEKYAAEVPERARKLMDAFWPGPLTLVVPKKPVIPDLVTSGLPRVALRVPDHAEARELISQADVPLAAPSANPFGGISPTTAQHVLDGLGGVIDGVVDFGPCRVGVESTVVGFDDAGHPIVLRPGGLTVEDLESVVGTVRSVQSMLQDDNLPQLAPGMLSRHYAPNKPLRIVESVSEFRDEARVGVISLEPLPDANEYAVLEVLSSSGNLVEAAATFFSALRRLEASEQCDRIVCAAFPDQGLGKALNDRLRRAATPLVDS
- a CDS encoding HD domain-containing phosphohydrolase, whose product is MLSVKRLVITLTAAQALGLMFGVVVLHNLENAALDSLLRYGTEQSLSPLLKISTLIWMVGVFFGINWLVVNRILIPVDDQLQQKNEETLLAMNELVRTRDAIIFGLAKLAESRDPDTGQHLERISLYSVRLATALRKNPKFQSTVNGEFIRMIGISSVLHDIGKVGVPDSLLFKQGPLTTEERVQIQIHAKIGSECIHQIERRLGNSDFLAMARDIALNHHEWWNGRGYPNRIQKTDIPLAARIVAVADVYDALASRRIYKRAYSHEECVRMICNNSGKQFDPEVVQAFLTITTQFQDIADRFADRSRPDQLSSAEAEFLSQVVESATQASQSITDDENLKTNGEQTTSTIRASK
- the bioD gene encoding dethiobiotin synthase, with protein sequence MHGLLITGTDTDAGKTYVSCEIIRQLRELGHRIGAYKPVCSGAMIRENQSPVWEDIEQLASAIGTEFHKDLICPQRFRAALAPPVAARDEGTEVDSERLYAGLQEWSNLAEGVVVEGVGGWFCPISETETVADFAKRLKFPVVLVIGHKLGAINHAILTIDAIQSSGLDLIGIVLNDMSGQSTVRLSDNQEQILRFAPVPVVGNVEFQGRLEWQRPTNWTTADLWTRMTAQQTNT
- a CDS encoding sulfatase-like hydrolase/transferase, coding for MNRPNVLLITTDHWPATFLGSAGHRSIQTPTLDELARQGTRFTNAYSECPICIPARRTLLTGMTPRSHGDRTFQTTLEMPTAPTLAQSFREAGYQSYAVGKLHVHPQRNRIGFDDVLLAEEGRPHDGVIDDYDLYLGDEGFVGQQFEHGMSNNQYFTRTWHLPERCHVTNWTARSMSRMIRRRDPTRPGFWYLSFTHPHPPLVPLQHYWDIYQQVNPSMPEYGEWAPADWNFQSGEGTPGTIHRDSSVPWLLRTVHDKWRIRTAAEYNAAMRAVFALCTHIDHQIRFVLGTLREEGLLDDTIILFTADHGDMFGQHGLWGKRLFYEGSANVPMLLVSPVSRTDGACESVDSRLVGLQDVMPTLLEMCGIDVPDSCDGLSMRSSQERNVLYGECNEGVTATRMIRRDQFKLIYYAAGNVFQLFDLDADPNETVDLSRSASHADMLADLKKRLREQFYGNDSEWLDARGEWVGLSNDQPPPPTDRGLFLQRGTHWPPPFPG